One window of the Triticum dicoccoides isolate Atlit2015 ecotype Zavitan chromosome 3B, WEW_v2.0, whole genome shotgun sequence genome contains the following:
- the LOC119274683 gene encoding uncharacterized protein LOC119274683 — MADEAAGANCPRRSARLRPQIHANEEEAEIATRRCSPRLHPQTLASKEVSGVTRRRRRGTRLRPQIHGNEEGAGVTRRSSPRFHSQIHASGDGEAARVTRRRRRGTSPEAAESLPASDDLLREILLRLPPQPSSLPRAAAACKRWLRVAADPRFLRGFSARHRKPPLLGVFEPLDWEIDSCGRLNRRSFKRRDKWIEFRPILDPPNRIPPQRFDLRRHGVETGIRSRAQLLGCRHGRLLIMDDVHADFVVYAPITGEQRRLAIPTEFKRDFVHAAVLCAAGELGHVHGSCHWSPFKVVLVSMYRKDNRPVACVYSSEAGVWGNLISTDARCGLVDANPGILVGNVLYWSSKSVCDGEGLWGLDRLTNDIIEFDLDTHSLAVIKGPPCLNNSLRHQIIKADDGSVGLTVVFYGRFEMWQRKIDRHGVATWLNHKSIQMHLVLGLSHQLERLTRWIQIMGYDEDNGVIFLHVDASVYMVQLMSMQSKKLYRSYTPNYRCHPFTSFYAPAIPGGCNGAEMLHDM; from the exons ATGGCGGACGAGGCCGCCGGAGCGAACTGCCCTCGCCGCAGCGCGCGCCTCCGCCCCCAGATTCACGCGAATGAGGAGGAAGCCGAAATTGCAACACGCCGTTGCAGCCCGCGCCTCCATCCCCAAACCCTCGCGAGCAAGGAGGTCTCCGGAgtgacccgccgccgccgccgcggcacgCGCCTCCGTCCCCAGATCCACGGTAATGAGGAGGGCGCCGGGGTGACCCGCCGCAGCAGCCCGCGATTCCATTCCCAAATCCACGCGAGTGGGGATGGGGAGGCCGCGCGTgtgacccgccgccgccgccgcggaaccTCGCCGGAGGCGGCTGAGTCCCTGCCGGCCAGCGACGATCTCCTCCgggagatcctcctccgcctcccgccgcaGCCGTCCTCCctcccacgcgccgccgccgcctgcaagCGCTGGCTGCGCGTCGCCGCCGACCCCCGGTTCCTCCGCGGCTTCTCTGCCCGCCACCGCAAGCCGCCCCTCCTCGGCGTCTTCGAGCCCCTCGACTGGGAGATCGACTCGTGTGGTCGCCTTAATCGTCGCTCCTTCAAGCGCCGCGACAAGTGGATTGAGTTCAGGCCCATCCTCGACCCTCCCAACCGGATCCCTCCTCAGCGCTTCGACCTGCGACGTCACGGCGTCGAAACCGGCATCCGCTCCAGGGCCCAGCTGCTCGGGTGCCGCCACGGCCGCCTTCTCATCATGGACGATGTGCACGCAGACTTTGTTGTCTACGCCCCCATCACGGGCGAGCAGCGCCGTTTGGCCATTCCCACGGAGTTCAAGAGGGACTTTGTCCATGCGGCGGTGCTCTGTGCTGCCGGCGAGCTTGGCCACGTGCACGGCAGCTGCCATTGGAGCCCATTCAAGGTGGTCTTGGTGTCCATGTACAGAAAGGATAATCGGCCGGTTGCTTGTGTTTACTCCTCGGAGGCTGGTGTGTGGGGCAATCTTATTTCCACAGACGCTCGATGCGGGCTTGTTGATGCTAATCCCGGGATTCTTGTTGGTAATGTCCTTTACTGGTCGTCTAAGTCTGTGTGTGACGGTGAAGGTTTGTGGGGTTTAGATAGGCTCACAAATGATATAATTGAGTTTGATTTGGATACACATAGCCTAGCTGTGATCAAGGGGCCTCCCTGTCTCAATAACTCACTCAgacatcagatcatcaaggcagacGATGGTTCTGTTGGTCTCACCGTGGTGTTTTATGGTAGATTTGAAATGTGGCAGAGGAAGATTGATCGTCATGGTGTTGCCACATGGTTAAATCACAAGAGCATTCAAATGCATCTTGTTCTTGGGCTCTCTCATCAGCTTGAGAGATTGACGAGATGGATACAAATTATGGGGTATGATGAGGATAATGGTGTAATATTTTTACATGTGGATGCCAGTGTCTACATGGTTCAACTGATGTCGATGCAATCCAAGAAACTTTATCGAAGCTATACTCCCAATTATAGATGTCACCCTTTCACAAGTTTCTATGCGCCAG CCATTCCTGGTGGATGCAATGGAGCTGAGATGTTGCACGATATGTAG